TGGAACGTTAGGGAGATAAAGTTGACTATGATCTGTCCATTTATAGCCTCAACCTGTTCCTCTACATCTTCAGGGATataaggctagtggcttaaatctgctccattaccGATATATGAAGATAAGATTCAAcgtcttcaatctactccactactgcttaaggagataagatctgtaattctcaatctgcttccttgctaccttaggaagataagacttgtatcttgaGCCTGCTCTCTTGCTACATCAGAGAAATAAGGCTGGttgctaaaatctgctccattctCGATACATAAAGATAAGATTCGTCGTCTTCGagctactccactactgcttaaggagataagatctataattttcaatctgcttccttgctacctcaggaagataagacttatatcttcaacctgctctcttgctacctcagagagataaggctggtggctaaaatctactccattgccgatacatggagataagattcaccgtcttcgatctgttccactactgcttagggagataagatctgtaattttcattCTGCTTcattgctacctcaggaagataagactagtgAATATTCAACCTGTTATATTGCTAccttagagagataaggctggtggctaaaatctactccattaccgatacatggagataagattcaccgttGTCGCTACACTCTAGGTAACATGCCCTGTGGATTTGGTTTCATATgcctatgtttatgccaaatgattagtatactatgatcaaaatgaatcagctactcctaactaaatgtgctatgaatgatatgaatgtagaaatgttatGAGAATGATTCcttttttaaatgtttaaaacGTCATCACTCATTATTCATCAGAGTTTTATCACTGTTATATTATGCTACCTACTTGCTCGGCTAGCATTTTCCAACAGAAAAGATGTAGAAACAACCCATTTTGCTCAACTGTCTTGCCCCATTGTAACCTTAGGATCCATTTCACTATACTTTTGGGACCTAAGGTTTGTACTATCTTCAAACCCTCTCCTGCAACCCCAAGAGTATAAGATCTGAACCTCTTCATGAATTTCGTCTATTACACCATTCCCTGGGTGTCATGACCAGATGTGTGCacctgatatttgcatgaataagGAATATTATTTCCCTTTTCCGAGAATGATCCCCACCTATGCTTGGGTTGACATTGCTCATTTCCATTATTGATGCGATATCCTATTTTCTTGTTCAACTGATATCTTGACTAGAAGTCCGAAGAGATAATCTCAATTTGGactcaaatatttccaacccttaaatTAGGtaagttctaaacaatagtcaTGTTTCAGGTTCTTGCATTGTTTAGAGCtttctagagtaatatgcaaaaaaTCCTTTTGTGAAGGTGTCATTAGTCCATTGATCATTATTTTAATCCAAGCACTTGAAAAAGATTATAAAGATAGGCAGAACTGGAATTTATCAGGAACAAGATTCAAGAAGAATGGATTAATCCAAAAAAAGTAAATATTGGAGTACAAAAATAGGTAAAAAGGGGACAAAAATTAGTGCCTCAGATATCGCAGCCTAAGCTCTTCCGTACGAACTCTACGAGGACCATTTCAAGCTTATCATGTGCCTAGGAAGTCTAAAGTACCGTTTCGATGCCCCAAGCCGTGGCGTACTTCCTCTTCATTAATTCCAGCATAGCAAGACTACCACATGCCTCATAATTGAAATTTGAATTaccctttttcgggttttcaattcaaaaccacTTTGGTCTAAAGGCGCCCTTTATAGGTTTTTACCTCAGCctctcccccccttttttttaggcgccctttgcgggttttcaccttagcctCCTTTTAAGCAAAGTACTTCTTGACTGAATCCGAATTTAATGGGTTAAGCAAGCTCTTACCATCCATCTCAGTTAATATCAGTGCCCTTCCAGAAAAtaccttctttaccacataaggtccttcccagtttggcatccatttGCCTCTGAAATCTTTTTCAATACCAAGTCCCCCTCACGGAAAACTCTAGGgtgaacctttttgttgtaagcttacatcattcgcttctggtacatctgaccatgacggatagccttCAGCCTCTTTTCTTTAATCAAGTTCAGCTAATCATAccgggactggatccattctgcttcgtcAGGCTTTAACTCTAATAAAACCCGGAGAGAAGGAATTCCGACTTCAATAGGCAAaactgcctccatcccataaaccagtGAGTAAGGTGTTGCCCCAATAGAAGTTCTGACGGATGTTCGATAGGCGTACAGAGCAAATGgtaacttttcatgccaatccTTGTAGGTCTCAGTAattttccccacaatcttcttgatatttttTTTAGCTGCCTCAATTGCACTATTTATTTTTTGGTGATATGGCGACGAGTTGTGGTACTTAATTTTGAACTGCTTACAGATTTTTACTATCACACTGTTATTCAAATTCAACtaattgtcagatatgatcctctctggcatgccatatcgacatatgatctccttcttcaagaactTGCTGACTGCCGACTTCGTGACGCTGGCGTATGAAGCAgcttctacccacttggtgaagtaatcgatgaccacaaagataaaTCGATATCCGTTAGAAGCCTTCGGCAAAATCGGCCCAATGAGTCTGTGCCCTACAttgaaaaaggccacggagaagtcataacatgaagaaatgaaggaggcacatggatcttgtcttcataaatttggcacttatgacatttcTTGGCATAACTAATGCAATCTCCTTCCATCGTAGACCAGTAATacccgaatctcatgatttgACTAGCTATTGTGAACCCATTAGTATACGTCCCGCAGACACCTTCATGGACTTTTTTCAAGATATTCTTAGCTTCAACAGCGTCAACACATTTTAGCAGCACCTGATCCTTTCTCTTTTTATACAAGATCtctccatctaagacatagtcgctAGCCAGCCTCCTCAACGTTCTCTTATCATTTCCAGCTACCAGATCAGGGTATTCATGGTTCTTTACGCATCGTAGAGTATCATGATACCAATAATGATCATCTCTCTCCTCTTGTTCGTCGATATTGCAGCAATGAGCTAGAGCCTCACAAATACTCATCTGGATCAGCTTCATATCCTCATGTTTATTTACTCTGATCAAAGAAGTTAACATAGCCAAGGCATCAGCCATCTGGTTTTCGTATCGCAGGAGATAGTAGAAAGTGATATCATCAAACCCCTCAATTAACTCTAGGACCAGCTTTCGGTAACTAATCAGCTTGGGGTCCCTTGTTTCCCATTCACTTTTGAGCTGATAAATCACCAGTATAGAATCCTCATACACCTCTAACACCCTGATTTTATGCTCTATGGCTGCACGgattcccatgatacatgcttcgtactctgccatattgtttgtgcaatcaaaatctaatttgcaagtgaatggataatgatctccacttAGGGATATtaggactgccccaattccatcaCCAACGGCGTTCCATCACCAACAgattcccatgatacatgctttgTACTCTGCTGTTCCTTCTCCTGTCATCTTTGGCTCAGGATAAATAATTCCTCTTGACACGAATGTATTGGATATGTAGGGAAAAGTCATTGATTCCCACTTGACCTCTGCCCCACTCAATCGTGCTCTTCGTTTCTCCTGCCTCCTTTCCATCTCCTTTCTCCTTTGCTTCGCATCTGGCCAACATCCTAAGCCAAAGAGATCCTATTTATCAGCCAAAACTGGCACCTCAACTCGTCCATGAAGATACTTTCTAAGTCCCCTTCCAAGCAATGTCCCTTTTTCAACTGTTAATTGCAAGCTCATCTTCGTTGCCTCGGATATTCTTGGCATTAGGACATTACCTCCTTCGATAATGAAAGTTGCATTTACAAATTCTAATGACTGAAAGAAACACTCTATTGCCTCACCATCATTCTCTATGCATGGTGCATCACTGGTAACGGATGCAATAATATCCTCTCCCGCGTTATCGTTATCAGCTTGCCCCCTATCACCAACTTTAACTTTTGGTGCAATGATGACAGTACTGGCCCTGCCAGTGAATCCAGGGCCTCCCCAATAGGTAATTATAAGAAGGCTTAATGTCCATCACTAGAAAGTCCACATCGTATGTGTTTACCCCGATCAAAAGAGGTACCTCAATCATTCCCATCGCTTTCCTTTTGATGCCATCAAATGCCCTCACTATGTTCTGGCAAGTCTTCATATGAGAGTTTTCTGTTGGCAACCTATTCAATGTGGACAAGGGCAAAACGTTCAATGCTGATCTATTATCAATTAATACCCCCAGTAATGTATACCATTTGCAGCGAAtggtgatgtgcaaagctttGGTAGATCCCATGCCCCCTAGcagtatttcatcatcactaaaagagatgaaattgttggTGCTTATGTTGCTGACAAGGCGGTCTAGCTTGTTTACTAAAATGTCATCAGCGACATGGGTTTTGTTCAACACCTTCATCAACGCGTTACGGTGTACCTCTGAGTTTAGGAGCAGAGCTAGCACTGATATGCTTGCCGGTTGCTTGTGTAATTGTTCCACAACGCTATACTCGCTGTGCTTTAGGAACCTCAAGAATTTCTTAGCTTCTTTCTCCGTTACAAGCTCATTAACCAGTGGTCCCGACCTTTCTTCCCTCTGTTAAATCACTAAGGACTTCCCTTTTTCAAGCTCGGCCTTCGTATTCAGCGTGCTGACCGGACTCTCCTCTCCTGATGATGTCACATTACAGTTATAATTCCAAGGTACCCCTTTTGCTATCCTTATAAGGAAAAGCCGCGGGTTTCTGAATTACAACTCTTGGTGTAATCTTTGTTTCAGCTTCATTAATTCTTGGTAGTGAAATAATCACCACCGGGTGGTTGACCTCAAAAACCTTCTCCATCGACCCCTCCTCCGAGGTGCATACATTTTTCTCCTCAGTAAATTCAAAGAACTCTAGCTCCCTATTGTCCGTTAAACCCTGTACTAAGGTTCTGAATTCATCGCATGTTTCAATCTCATGGTCCTCCCTATTGTAGAACTCACACTAGTTCCACGCCTCTCGGGATTTGCTCCCCAAGTTTTGCGTGATTAACCTTCTTTCCATCATCTTCTTCCAAACCTCCATCAATGGGGTTTTCACTTCTGCAATGTTCAACTTAACTCTTCTCCCCATATTATCGACTATCGCGTTTACCCCATTATCAGTATAATTGGGTAACGAATTTTCTACACCATGTGCATCATTGAATTTCACAACACCCATGTTGATAAACCTTTCGACTAACCTTTTGAAAGAGGTACAGTTCTCTATCGAATGTCTCGTAATTCCCGCATGGTATTCACCTTGAGCACTTGTATCATACCACTTAGGGTATGGAGGTTGCTATGGTTATAAGTAGAACGGGGATACAATATGTGCATCAAATAGACTTTTTTACAACTCCCGATACATTATTGGAATGGGAGTAAACTAGAGCTTCTCCGCGTTCTGCTTTGTATTATGCTCTTGCCTTGGAGAAGCTTGCTGGCCCGTAGCTACCGCTTTCAGTTGGTTTACCATGATTGGTTTCGCATAACCCATGCTCACATTACTAActtcattttctcttttcttcgggGCCGACCTCCTGGTGCTTTACCCAACCTCTATATTTCTGCACCTTATCACATTCTCTATCATTTCACCAGACATCATTATGTCCAAGAAACTCTTAGTTGCGCTTCTCAACATGTGATTAATAAAAGGTGTCTTTAAGGTATTAATGAAAAGTATGGTTGTTTCTTTTTCTAACAGTGGCGGTTGAACTTGTGTAGTAACTTTCCTCCATCTCTAAGCATATTGTCTGAAACTTTCATTtgactttttctccatgttttgtaaCGTGATCCTGTTAGGCGCTATATCCGTCACATAGCCATTTTGCTTTATGAAGGCCTGTGCTAAGTTTTTCTATGATTTAACTTGGGTACGACTCAgctgattgtaccatttggccACGGCCCAGCCAAACTGTCCTGGAAATAGTGAATCAATAACTGATAATTATTAACATGACCAGTCATCATCCAAAAAAACATCGTGATGTGAGTCTCAGGGCAACTGATTCAGTTGTATTTTTTAAACTCTAGCATTTTGAACTTCGGAGGGAGTACCAAATCTGGGACCAGTCTTAACTCCTTTACATCCATCCCGCAATGATAATCAGCGTCTTTcaacgaattgaatttctcctcCAACCATTTGTATCGGTCTTCCAGTTACTTTGGGAGGTCCGCTCTTGCCCTTCCTGTTTCCGCTACATCATCGAAGTCAGGGACTATAGGATTTGGCCGATTATTTTCAAGGTTGGAACATGAGCCCGTTGGGAAGTTTATTAGTGCCGAAGTACCAGTCTGATACTGGGGTTTGATATTAACAGACACCCCTCATGGAGGTACTGGGGTATTTATTGGAGTGAAACCTAGAGGGTAAGCAAGGACTTCACTATCGTCCTCAGTATTGATCACGGGACTCTTTCTCTTTTTTAGCCTTCCAACTAGTAGCTGAGACAATTGGTTCATCATATTCTTTTGTGATTCCAGCATATGATCCTTCATATCCTGCTGAATCTTGGCCAACTGTTCTTGCATCTGTAATTGCagttgatcctgcatctctttcTGCATTTGCTCCAATTTTTCCAGCCTTTGATCCATAGCTTTGGTTTTTTTTCCGTGTGTAGTATTGATGTTCCAGGATAACTATAATACaattttgaattaattaaagTTCTTTTATGAAATTTAATACATATGATGCGATGAAATGCAAATGCGTGATATGAATGCAAAACTAAAAAGAcgtcgattctgattcaattccatttaaaaactttattagaaaaaaaaatcctTTACATAAAACAAATCATAAGTACGGCTTTGCCTTAATGCTCAAAGTTTTTATTTTCTTAAGAAAGTAAGCCAGCTCATGACCCCGGTCTGACTCTAATTCATACTTTACACTTAGCACATCAGTCTGAACCGCTAAGGTCTGTAAATGATCAACCACTTCTCGAATATGAGCCACAGCTACGC
This window of the Gossypium arboreum isolate Shixiya-1 chromosome 12, ASM2569848v2, whole genome shotgun sequence genome carries:
- the LOC108458628 gene encoding uncharacterized protein LOC108458628 translates to MGIRAAIEHKIRVLEVYEDSILVIYQLKSEWETRDPKLISYRKLVLELIEGFDDITFYYLLRYENQMADALAMLTSLIRVNKHEDMKLIQMSICEALAHCCNIDEQEERDDHYWYHDTLRCVKNHEYPDLVAGNDKRTLRRLASDYVLDGEILYKKRKDQVLLKCVDAVEAKNILKKVHEGVCGTYTNGFTIASQIMRFGYYWSTMEGDCISYAKKWHRLIGPILPKASNGYRFIFVVIDYFTKWVEAASYASVTKSAFKIKYHNSSPYHQKINSAIEAAKKNIKKIVGKITETYKDWHEKLPFALYAYRTSVRTSIGATPYSLVYGMEAVLPIEVGIPSLRVLLELKPDEAEWIQSRGKWMPNWEGPYVVKKVFSGRALILTEMDGKSLLNPLNSDSVKKYFA